The proteins below are encoded in one region of Vibrio sp. ED004:
- the recD gene encoding exodeoxyribonuclease V subunit alpha has product MTTTTINTSIEAANTVKPVSLIPEQLMDVLKFLADKGSIRQLDYQFARFIAQQSTSHSQEIGFLAGVVSHELGKGHICTQLIQAQTADLAQLLGFYGETALQLNQKLLGIDWVTVLQSSNLVGTTNDCVKPLMFDGQRVYLQRYWNYEVVLANTLNRLSKPVEFNVEQKKALTETLNQLFARSYHFLFNALAKAEANQQTSQVLRQQLVCDHLDIVDEQSLNWGAIDQAIVQAKQVIDLDVLDSLVPLSVCLNWQKVAAAVALSRRFAVISGGPGTGKTTTVTKLLSAMVEQSLSQGKTPTIKLVAPTGKAAARLTESIGKAIEQLPLEPEVKDNIPTESSTLHRLLGAIPNRAEFRHNRRNPLHLDILVVDEASMVDLSMMYKLVDALPEHARLILLGDKDQLASVEAGAVLGDICSFNSTGYSTAQGNLIAEMTGFDAIAKPRQAKAGSANPPAIADSLCMLQKSYRFDARSGIGQLAKAINNGSANQVDQVFAKGFKDIENHPLSSDSYNLMLRTLVNEYGAYLNRMNVPLEELETQEARAKSVLDLFSQCRLLCSIREGDFGVKGLNHRIERALAARRLVNPHNDELWYHGRPVMVTRNDHGLGLYNGDIGICMLESDSSQPDSAPRLKVYFELPDGSVKAVLPSRVPDHETAYAMTIHKSQGSEFDLTLMILPPDFSPILTRELIYTGITRAKKRLMMFSDTNVLKRGIKVKTERVSGLGSRLTS; this is encoded by the coding sequence ATGACAACAACGACCATTAATACCAGCATAGAAGCTGCGAACACGGTGAAGCCCGTTTCACTTATTCCTGAGCAACTTATGGATGTACTCAAGTTTCTTGCGGATAAGGGTTCGATTCGTCAGTTGGATTATCAATTTGCCCGTTTTATTGCTCAGCAATCCACGAGTCACTCTCAAGAGATCGGCTTTCTCGCTGGGGTAGTAAGCCATGAATTAGGCAAAGGGCACATTTGTACTCAGCTTATACAAGCTCAAACAGCAGATTTAGCTCAGTTACTCGGTTTTTACGGTGAAACGGCACTGCAATTGAACCAAAAATTGTTAGGCATTGACTGGGTGACGGTACTTCAATCGTCAAACCTAGTAGGCACAACCAATGACTGTGTTAAGCCGCTGATGTTTGATGGACAGCGTGTCTACTTACAGCGTTATTGGAACTACGAGGTGGTACTGGCAAACACGTTAAACCGTTTAAGTAAGCCAGTTGAGTTTAATGTTGAACAGAAGAAGGCGCTGACAGAAACGCTCAATCAGCTCTTTGCTCGCAGTTATCATTTTCTGTTTAACGCTTTAGCGAAGGCTGAAGCAAACCAACAAACGTCTCAGGTATTACGCCAACAGCTGGTGTGTGATCATCTTGATATTGTCGATGAGCAATCTTTGAATTGGGGTGCAATTGACCAAGCAATTGTTCAAGCCAAGCAAGTGATCGATTTAGATGTACTGGATAGCCTAGTGCCCTTATCTGTTTGCTTGAATTGGCAAAAAGTAGCGGCAGCGGTGGCGTTAAGTCGTCGCTTCGCAGTGATTTCTGGTGGGCCGGGTACCGGTAAAACGACCACGGTAACCAAATTACTGTCGGCGATGGTCGAGCAATCACTAAGCCAAGGCAAAACACCAACGATTAAGCTAGTTGCACCAACAGGTAAAGCGGCGGCACGTTTAACAGAATCGATTGGTAAAGCGATTGAGCAACTGCCTTTAGAGCCTGAAGTAAAAGACAACATACCAACGGAATCGAGCACCTTACACAGATTACTCGGCGCGATTCCTAATCGAGCGGAATTTAGACACAACCGACGTAATCCACTTCACCTTGATATCTTGGTGGTGGATGAGGCATCGATGGTTGATTTGTCGATGATGTATAAGCTGGTGGATGCACTTCCTGAACACGCAAGGCTTATCTTGTTGGGAGATAAAGACCAACTGGCTTCCGTTGAAGCTGGCGCGGTGTTGGGTGATATCTGCTCGTTTAATTCAACAGGCTACAGCACAGCGCAAGGTAACTTGATTGCGGAGATGACAGGCTTTGATGCGATAGCTAAACCCAGACAGGCCAAAGCAGGATCGGCTAATCCTCCTGCGATTGCAGATAGCTTGTGTATGCTGCAGAAGAGTTACCGTTTTGATGCGCGTTCAGGTATCGGACAGTTGGCAAAAGCGATCAATAACGGCTCTGCTAATCAGGTCGATCAAGTGTTTGCGAAAGGGTTTAAGGATATCGAAAATCATCCCTTGTCGAGTGACAGCTATAACTTGATGCTGCGTACTTTAGTCAATGAGTATGGTGCGTATCTCAATAGAATGAATGTACCGTTAGAAGAATTGGAAACTCAAGAAGCGAGAGCGAAATCGGTGCTCGACTTGTTCAGCCAGTGTCGATTGCTGTGCTCCATTCGTGAAGGTGACTTTGGTGTTAAAGGCCTCAACCACAGAATCGAAAGGGCGCTTGCCGCAAGACGTTTAGTGAATCCGCACAATGATGAATTGTGGTATCACGGGCGACCAGTAATGGTAACGCGCAATGATCATGGCTTGGGCTTATACAATGGTGATATTGGTATCTGTATGCTTGAATCGGATTCAAGCCAACCTGATTCTGCACCTCGTTTGAAGGTTTATTTTGAGTTGCCAGATGGCAGCGTGAAAGCGGTGCTACCAAGCCGAGTGCCTGATCATGAAACCGCCTATGCGATGACGATACACAAATCTCAAGGTAGTGAATTTGATCTGACCTTGATGATCTTACCGCCTGATTTCAGCCCAATTCTAACGCGAGAGCTTATCTATACGGGTATTACGCGTGCCAAGAAACGACTGATGATGTTCAGTGATACGAATGTATTGAAGCGTGGTATTAAGGTAAAAACAGAGCGAGTCAGTGGTTTAGGAAGTCGCTTAACTAGCTAA
- the argA gene encoding amino-acid N-acetyltransferase, whose protein sequence is MKLRSTALVKGFRQSTPYVNAHRGKTMVIMLGGEAVADRNFGNIISDIALLHSLGVKIVLVHGARPQINQLLAKQDCHTPYHKNIRVTDEYSLGVAMQAAGQLQLAITARLSMSLNNTPMAGTQLNVMSGNFITAQPLGVDDGTDYCHSGRIRRIDIEGINRTLDQGSIVLLGPIASSVTGESFNLLSEEVATQVAIRLKADKLIGFCSEQGVTDQNGNVLAELFPKDAKLILERLTQSQNPAEDMSTGTLRFLKGAISACRAGVPRCHLISYKVDGALIQELFSFDGIGTQVVMASAEQVRQAQIDDIGGIFDLIRPLEEQGILVRRSREQLEQEIHRFTIIEKDGLIIGCAALYAYPEDHMAEMACVAIHPDYRDGNRGQLLLDYMRHQSKSRDIDQIFVLTTHSLHWFREQGFYEIGVDELPMEKQGLYNYQRNSKILALNV, encoded by the coding sequence GTGAAATTAAGAAGTACAGCGCTAGTAAAAGGTTTCAGACAATCAACCCCTTACGTAAATGCTCACCGTGGCAAGACCATGGTAATTATGCTAGGAGGCGAAGCCGTTGCCGATAGAAACTTTGGCAACATTATTAGTGATATTGCCCTACTCCACAGCCTTGGAGTCAAGATTGTGCTTGTTCATGGCGCAAGACCGCAGATCAACCAACTGTTAGCAAAACAAGATTGTCATACGCCTTATCACAAGAATATTAGAGTCACCGATGAATATTCTCTGGGTGTGGCTATGCAGGCTGCTGGGCAATTACAACTTGCTATCACAGCTCGTCTTTCTATGAGCTTAAACAACACACCTATGGCGGGTACTCAACTCAACGTGATGAGTGGCAACTTTATTACCGCTCAGCCATTGGGCGTTGATGATGGTACGGATTACTGCCACAGTGGACGGATTCGTCGAATCGATATTGAAGGGATTAATCGTACACTCGACCAAGGCTCTATTGTATTGCTTGGGCCTATTGCCAGTTCCGTAACAGGCGAAAGCTTTAACCTACTTTCTGAAGAGGTTGCGACTCAAGTAGCGATTCGTTTAAAAGCCGACAAGCTGATTGGTTTTTGCTCTGAGCAAGGGGTCACCGATCAAAACGGCAATGTCCTTGCTGAACTTTTCCCAAAAGACGCCAAACTCATTCTAGAACGCTTAACTCAATCTCAAAACCCAGCCGAAGACATGAGCACTGGCACACTTCGATTCCTAAAAGGTGCCATTTCAGCGTGCCGTGCTGGCGTACCTCGTTGCCACTTAATCAGCTACAAAGTCGATGGTGCACTGATCCAAGAGCTTTTCTCTTTCGATGGTATTGGAACCCAAGTGGTTATGGCGAGTGCCGAGCAAGTAAGACAAGCTCAGATCGACGATATTGGCGGCATCTTTGACCTTATTCGCCCGCTTGAAGAACAAGGCATTCTCGTGCGTCGCTCAAGAGAGCAGTTAGAACAGGAGATCCACCGATTTACTATTATTGAGAAGGATGGGCTGATTATCGGCTGTGCGGCGCTCTACGCATATCCGGAAGATCATATGGCAGAGATGGCGTGTGTGGCTATCCACCCAGATTACCGTGATGGAAACCGTGGGCAGTTATTGCTGGATTACATGCGTCACCAGTCGAAATCTCGCGATATCGACCAGATTTTTGTCTTAACGACACATAGCCTTCATTGGTTCCGTGAACAAGGTTTTTACGAGATCGGTGTGGATGAGTTGCCGATGGAAAAACAGGGGTTATACAACTATCAACGCAACTCAAAGATCTTAGCGTTAAACGTGTAA
- a CDS encoding DUF2850 domain-containing protein, with the protein MQQAPATKNKIDEITTGLYSEAEQRNQSKFKRKIIERCLMVLALVGSFAVVSLFGDVITRLQDSATPNHLLYGTWIEQDVAHYATDEFVLNANGVSVRGSVVSTSFDFDGRYFEYKAGDQTYRFRMTNSDNTEMVLDSYSHYNPVFRLKGHIVHSVR; encoded by the coding sequence ATGCAACAAGCTCCAGCAACAAAGAACAAAATCGACGAGATAACCACAGGTCTCTACAGTGAGGCAGAACAACGCAACCAATCTAAGTTTAAGCGTAAGATCATCGAGCGCTGTCTCATGGTTTTGGCACTGGTCGGTTCGTTCGCAGTGGTGTCACTTTTTGGTGATGTGATCACTCGATTGCAAGATTCAGCAACGCCAAATCACTTGCTTTATGGTACTTGGATTGAACAAGATGTTGCGCATTACGCGACGGATGAGTTCGTACTGAATGCTAATGGTGTGTCAGTTCGTGGGTCTGTTGTTTCGACGAGCTTTGACTTTGACGGTCGCTACTTTGAATATAAGGCGGGTGATCAAACGTATCGTTTCCGCATGACCAATTCTGACAATACAGAAATGGTGCTCGATTCTTACAGTCACTATAATCCTGTCTTTCGCCTTAAAGGCCATATCGTTCACTCAGTCCGATAG
- the mltA gene encoding murein transglycosylase A: protein MTLVIKKWLPLVAASVLFGCAQPTDLAQQHLDDEFPRTLNKVDQVESNKPRDYTAFAEQAEMVVSKSPSMAKIYEPLYKQLNEWALQSGDPSQLANFGVQTAQLGGGDKQGNVLFTGYFSPVMELRHEANEEYRFPVYGLPDCDKNCPTREEIYNGALEGQGLELGYAANRIDPFMMEVQGSGFVHFGDDDTLQYFAYAGKNNKAYVSIGRVLIERGLVPREKMSLKAIKEWVLANEPEVVKELLEQNPSFVFFSARDDLSVMGSAGIPLLPMAAVAGDRSILPMGTPILAEVPLLNADGTWSGAHQLRLLLVLDTGGAVKQNHLDLYHGMGPRAGTEAGHYKHFGRVWKLGLDGSATEAPWALPPEKVE, encoded by the coding sequence ATGACTCTTGTGATTAAAAAATGGCTTCCCCTTGTTGCCGCCTCTGTACTATTTGGCTGTGCTCAACCTACCGATCTTGCCCAACAACATCTTGATGATGAATTTCCTCGCACCTTAAATAAGGTCGATCAGGTTGAATCCAATAAACCAAGAGACTACACCGCATTCGCTGAACAAGCTGAGATGGTGGTGTCCAAATCCCCTTCGATGGCAAAAATCTATGAGCCGCTTTATAAGCAGCTCAATGAGTGGGCGCTGCAAAGTGGTGATCCAAGCCAACTGGCTAACTTTGGCGTTCAAACTGCTCAACTTGGTGGTGGTGATAAGCAAGGCAATGTTTTGTTCACGGGCTACTTCTCTCCAGTGATGGAATTGCGCCATGAAGCGAATGAAGAGTATCGATTCCCTGTTTATGGGCTTCCTGACTGTGATAAAAATTGTCCAACTCGTGAAGAGATCTACAACGGCGCTCTAGAAGGTCAAGGTCTCGAACTTGGTTACGCTGCTAACCGAATCGACCCATTTATGATGGAAGTGCAAGGCAGTGGCTTTGTGCATTTTGGCGATGATGACACGTTGCAGTATTTCGCTTACGCGGGTAAGAACAATAAGGCTTACGTGAGTATTGGCCGTGTTCTGATCGAACGAGGCTTAGTTCCGCGTGAGAAAATGTCGCTGAAAGCAATCAAAGAGTGGGTATTGGCGAACGAGCCTGAAGTAGTGAAAGAGCTGCTTGAGCAAAACCCTTCTTTCGTATTCTTTAGCGCAAGAGATGATTTATCGGTAATGGGCAGTGCAGGCATTCCACTGTTACCAATGGCCGCAGTTGCGGGTGATCGCTCTATCTTACCGATGGGTACGCCGATTCTTGCTGAAGTACCACTATTAAATGCCGATGGTACTTGGAGTGGCGCACACCAACTAAGACTGTTACTTGTTTTGGATACAGGCGGTGCGGTTAAGCAGAACCACTTAGACCTTTACCATGGCATGGGCCCACGAGCGGGTACTGAAGCGGGTCATTACAAGCATTTTGGTCGTGTGTGGAAACTTGGCTTAGATGGCAGTGCGACTGAAGCACCTTGGGCTTTACCACCTGAAAAGGTCGAGTAA
- the tcdA gene encoding tRNA cyclic N6-threonylcarbamoyladenosine(37) synthase TcdA, whose amino-acid sequence MRELTTPASENYDQRFGGTRRLYGNSEVDILRAAHVCVIGIGGVGSWAVEALARTGLGKLTLIDMDDVCVTNINRQIHAMSGTVGKSKIEVMAERVKLINPECKVNLIDDFIGPDNQAEYLSKEFDFVLDAIDSMKAKASLLAYCRSNKIKVITTGGAGGQVDPTQIKVADLTKTIQDPLAKKLKDTLRRHHNFPTNPARKFGIDCVFSTEQLKYPQADGSVCAAKATAEGPKRMDCATGFGAATVVTATFGFVAVSRIVEKIIQKHSK is encoded by the coding sequence ATGCGTGAATTGACCACTCCAGCTTCAGAAAACTATGACCAACGATTCGGTGGTACTCGTCGCCTATATGGTAATAGTGAAGTCGACATACTTAGAGCGGCACATGTGTGTGTGATCGGTATTGGTGGTGTCGGTTCATGGGCGGTTGAAGCGCTTGCTCGTACTGGTTTAGGTAAGCTAACGTTGATCGATATGGATGATGTGTGTGTGACTAACATCAACCGTCAAATCCACGCAATGTCAGGCACGGTTGGTAAGAGTAAAATCGAAGTGATGGCTGAGCGCGTTAAGCTGATTAACCCTGAGTGTAAAGTTAACCTGATTGACGATTTTATCGGCCCAGACAATCAGGCGGAATACCTGTCGAAAGAGTTCGACTTTGTTCTGGATGCGATCGATAGTATGAAAGCTAAGGCTTCGTTGTTGGCGTATTGCCGTAGTAACAAAATCAAAGTGATCACCACTGGTGGCGCGGGTGGTCAAGTCGACCCGACTCAAATCAAAGTGGCTGATCTGACTAAGACGATTCAAGATCCACTAGCGAAGAAACTGAAAGACACTTTGCGTCGTCACCATAACTTCCCTACAAATCCTGCGCGTAAGTTCGGTATCGACTGTGTGTTCTCGACAGAACAGCTGAAATACCCGCAAGCTGACGGCAGTGTATGTGCTGCGAAAGCGACAGCCGAAGGTCCAAAACGAATGGATTGTGCGACAGGTTTTGGCGCAGCAACGGTAGTAACCGCGACTTTTGGTTTTGTTGCTGTTTCACGTATCGTAGAAAAGATCATTCAAAAGCACAGTAAGTAA
- the csdE gene encoding cysteine desulfurase sulfur acceptor subunit CsdE has translation MTSFPSSPFGQEITSDDIVAKMQTFSGWEDRYRQVIQWGKKLPAMPEELKSEQVVVSGCESQVWLVSQNIDGVWYFCADSDARIVRGLIALVMAAYDGKTSEQVQAFDIDGYFAEIGLITHLSPSRGNGLKAIVEQIKNLSA, from the coding sequence ATGACGTCATTCCCAAGTTCTCCATTCGGCCAAGAAATTACCAGTGATGATATTGTCGCAAAAATGCAGACTTTCAGCGGTTGGGAAGACCGTTATCGTCAAGTGATTCAATGGGGTAAGAAGCTGCCAGCAATGCCTGAGGAACTGAAAAGTGAACAGGTTGTGGTGTCTGGTTGTGAAAGCCAAGTGTGGCTAGTTTCCCAGAACATCGACGGTGTTTGGTATTTTTGCGCCGATTCAGATGCACGTATTGTGCGCGGGCTTATTGCGTTAGTGATGGCGGCATATGATGGTAAAACATCAGAGCAAGTTCAAGCGTTCGACATTGATGGCTATTTCGCAGAGATTGGCTTGATTACGCATTTGAGCCCTTCAAGAGGAAATGGACTTAAAGCGATTGTTGAGCAGATCAAGAACCTCTCCGCTTAA
- a CDS encoding porin — MKLKTIVLPLVMLTAAQQASADPYIGASYLYSEYQVENENIDMTDENSGYNLYLGYAFNDLLSIEAGYADFVDTHKDFEHVYSNAWLTSAKVSLPITIFDIYGRAGIGHFESNLGDSNDVYYGVGAGVMIGPARVALEYTMYEAKVIENGYAVSAEFHF, encoded by the coding sequence ATGAAACTTAAAACAATCGTTCTTCCTCTAGTAATGCTAACTGCCGCTCAACAAGCTTCAGCAGATCCATACATTGGCGCAAGCTACTTGTATTCTGAGTACCAAGTAGAGAACGAAAACATCGATATGACAGATGAGAATAGCGGATACAACTTGTACTTAGGTTACGCATTCAACGACCTCCTTTCTATCGAAGCTGGCTACGCTGACTTTGTCGATACGCACAAAGATTTCGAGCACGTTTACTCGAATGCATGGTTGACTAGCGCGAAAGTTTCTTTGCCAATCACTATCTTTGACATCTATGGCCGTGCGGGTATTGGACACTTTGAAAGTAACCTAGGTGACAGTAACGACGTTTACTACGGTGTGGGTGCGGGTGTAATGATTGGCCCTGCTCGTGTTGCTCTTGAATACACAATGTACGAAGCAAAAGTTATCGAGAATGGCTACGCGGTAAGCGCTGAATTCCACTTCTAA
- the csdA gene encoding cysteine desulfurase CsdA encodes MFDINHIREQFPALSQTINQQPLIYLDSAATTQKPQVVIDAISQYYSKQNANVHRGSHSLTAQATSQFEAARDKVAQFIGATSSKEIIWTRGATEALNLIAQTYARSTLQPGDEILVSEMEHHANIVPWQIVAEQTGAKVIKVPMTPDCEFDLDAFDSLLTKRTKIVALAQITNVTGTRQPIEQVIEKAHKMDAIVVVDGAQGIVHEPVDVATLGADFYVFSGHKLYAPAGIGVLYGKLELLEAMPPWHGGGKMVERVSFSGTTFSELPGKFEAGTPNVAGAIALSTAIEWLHQFEQQDVEEHIHQLQHKTYQALIQLDDIQILGYKPNSSVITFVMDGVHHQDIATLLDQQGIAVRAGHHCAHPLMDALNVKGTVRISFGIYNNMDDVEKLIAAIEKAVDML; translated from the coding sequence ATGTTTGATATCAATCACATCCGAGAGCAGTTTCCTGCGCTATCACAAACTATCAACCAGCAACCACTGATTTACTTAGACAGCGCGGCAACCACACAGAAACCTCAGGTGGTTATTGATGCCATTAGCCAATATTACTCTAAGCAAAATGCCAATGTTCACCGTGGTAGCCACAGCTTAACCGCGCAAGCCACCAGTCAATTTGAAGCCGCAAGAGATAAGGTCGCTCAGTTTATTGGCGCTACGTCTTCAAAGGAAATTATTTGGACTCGCGGTGCCACCGAAGCACTTAACCTCATTGCTCAAACGTACGCAAGAAGTACCCTTCAACCTGGCGATGAGATCTTAGTTAGTGAAATGGAACACCACGCCAACATCGTGCCTTGGCAAATCGTGGCTGAACAAACCGGTGCTAAAGTCATCAAGGTGCCAATGACACCAGACTGCGAATTCGACCTTGATGCCTTCGATTCTCTATTAACTAAACGAACTAAAATTGTTGCTCTGGCTCAGATAACCAATGTTACTGGCACTCGCCAACCGATTGAGCAAGTAATCGAGAAAGCCCATAAGATGGATGCTATTGTTGTAGTCGATGGCGCGCAAGGTATTGTTCATGAGCCAGTAGACGTTGCCACTCTGGGTGCGGATTTCTACGTATTCTCTGGGCACAAACTCTATGCCCCTGCAGGTATTGGTGTGCTTTACGGCAAACTTGAATTGCTCGAAGCCATGCCACCTTGGCATGGTGGTGGAAAAATGGTTGAGCGTGTATCTTTCTCTGGCACTACTTTTTCTGAACTTCCAGGCAAATTTGAAGCGGGCACACCCAATGTCGCTGGTGCTATTGCTTTAAGTACAGCAATAGAGTGGTTGCATCAATTTGAGCAACAAGACGTGGAAGAACATATCCACCAGCTACAACACAAAACCTATCAAGCCCTCATCCAGTTGGACGACATCCAGATCCTTGGTTACAAACCAAATTCTAGTGTGATTACGTTTGTTATGGATGGCGTTCACCATCAAGACATTGCGACGCTATTAGATCAACAAGGTATTGCCGTTCGTGCAGGTCATCACTGTGCACACCCATTAATGGATGCGCTCAACGTAAAAGGAACCGTCCGAATTTCTTTTGGCATTTACAACAATATGGATGATGTCGAAAAGCTCATTGCAGCCATTGAAAAAGCCGTCGATATGCTCTAA
- the panE gene encoding 2-dehydropantoate 2-reductase yields MNITIVGPGAIGSLWAIKLLKAGHNVSLWSRSSETATDLSLDEQTSLSFSNNNIEKLSASDLVIVTVKAWQVKEATTPLLQYLDPDTILMFMHNGMGAVDEIATQIDAHPVVLATTTQAAFKPDRNSASHTGLGQTQLGAFNLQGQQCTFLVDVLEHALPTVNWNPEIKTALWTKLAINCAINPLTGLEQVKNGDLSEPRFSKTLAAIIEELTHVMQAEGISCSFDELETNVNKVIQATAKNNSSMKQDMFYQRKTEIDFITGHLIKTALKHQIEVPTNQKLFAMVKERENSWNHQD; encoded by the coding sequence GTGAACATCACGATTGTTGGACCCGGAGCGATTGGTTCTTTGTGGGCCATTAAACTACTTAAAGCTGGTCATAATGTCTCTTTGTGGAGTCGTTCTTCTGAAACCGCTACAGACCTATCACTTGATGAGCAAACCTCACTCTCCTTCAGTAACAACAATATCGAAAAGCTATCTGCGAGTGACTTAGTGATCGTCACGGTCAAGGCTTGGCAAGTAAAAGAAGCCACCACTCCGTTACTTCAATATCTCGACCCTGACACCATTCTTATGTTCATGCACAACGGAATGGGAGCAGTAGACGAGATAGCCACTCAAATTGATGCTCATCCGGTAGTATTAGCAACCACCACCCAAGCAGCCTTTAAACCTGACCGTAACAGTGCCTCTCACACAGGGTTAGGCCAAACTCAACTGGGAGCATTTAACCTCCAAGGTCAGCAGTGCACTTTTTTGGTTGATGTGTTGGAACACGCTCTACCGACCGTGAATTGGAACCCTGAGATAAAAACTGCGCTTTGGACTAAGCTCGCCATCAATTGTGCTATCAACCCACTGACTGGATTGGAACAGGTCAAGAATGGAGACCTGTCCGAACCACGCTTTAGCAAAACTCTAGCCGCCATCATTGAAGAGTTAACGCACGTTATGCAGGCTGAGGGCATTAGTTGCTCGTTCGACGAATTGGAAACTAACGTCAACAAAGTTATTCAAGCGACGGCAAAGAATAACTCCTCTATGAAACAAGACATGTTCTATCAAAGAAAGACTGAGATCGACTTCATTACAGGGCACCTTATAAAGACTGCACTCAAGCATCAAATAGAAGTACCCACGAACCAAAAGCTGTTCGCAATGGTTAAAGAACGAGAAAATAGCTGGAATCATCAAGATTAG
- a CDS encoding outer membrane protein OmpK, producing MLGIRTYKHARISGLLISNIESSIMRKSLLTLGLLAATSAPVMAADYSDGDTHKNDYNWMQFNIMHTVNEKPGSIDHTYLEMEFGGRSGIFDLYGYIDVFNLDSDNKDKSGADQLFLKLAPRMSIDGLTGKDLSFGPVQEIYLANYTTIDGGADLELADGSTKTPGYLTKWGIGSDIMVPWFGKMQLNAYATYDVKANEWNGYQISTNWFKPFINFENGSFIAYQGYIDYEFGIDEVTIPNVGQLKTSNGGAMFNGIYWHNDQFALGYGLKLYKDVYGLKDGGVAGDTSGVGHYFAATYKF from the coding sequence ATGCTCGGCATTCGGACATATAAACACGCACGGATTAGCGGGTTACTTATTTCAAACATAGAGAGTTCCATTATGCGTAAATCACTTTTAACTCTTGGCCTACTTGCAGCAACTTCTGCTCCAGTAATGGCAGCAGATTATTCTGACGGCGATACTCACAAAAATGATTACAACTGGATGCAATTTAATATCATGCATACAGTTAATGAAAAGCCAGGCAGTATCGATCATACTTACCTAGAGATGGAATTTGGTGGACGCTCAGGAATCTTTGACCTTTACGGTTACATCGATGTATTTAATCTAGACAGCGATAATAAAGACAAATCTGGTGCTGATCAGCTGTTCTTGAAACTTGCTCCACGTATGTCTATCGATGGCCTAACTGGCAAAGATTTATCTTTTGGTCCTGTTCAAGAAATTTACCTAGCAAACTACACGACTATTGATGGTGGTGCAGACTTAGAGCTCGCAGATGGTTCGACTAAAACTCCAGGTTACCTAACTAAATGGGGTATCGGTTCTGATATCATGGTTCCTTGGTTTGGTAAAATGCAACTAAACGCTTACGCGACTTACGATGTAAAAGCGAATGAGTGGAATGGTTACCAAATTTCTACGAACTGGTTCAAACCATTTATCAACTTTGAGAATGGCTCATTCATCGCTTACCAAGGTTACATCGATTACGAATTTGGTATCGATGAAGTAACTATCCCTAACGTTGGTCAATTGAAAACATCTAACGGCGGTGCTATGTTCAACGGTATCTACTGGCACAATGACCAATTTGCTCTGGGTTACGGTTTGAAACTGTACAAAGACGTGTACGGCCTGAAAGACGGTGGTGTTGCTGGTGATACTTCAGGTGTAGGCCACTACTTCGCAGCTACTTACAAGTTCTAA